TTTCAAATACAACGGCCCGGATCGCATAACGCGGTCCGGGCCGTTTGTTTTGCAGCGGCCGCATCGGCCAGCGCATTGACGCAGCTTAGTTACCCAACTTTATTCACCCAGCTTATTCACCCAGCTTATTCACCCAAATAAGCCGCCTGCACGCGCGCATCGTCCAGCATGTCGCGCGCCGGGCCGCTGATGGTGATCGCGCCCGATTCCATCACGTACGCGCGATGCGCCGCCTGCAGCGCCAGCTTGGCGTTCTGCTCGACCAGCAGAATCGTGATGCCCTGCTTCGACACGTCGCGGATCACCTCGAAAATCTTCTCGACCATGATCGGCGCCAGGCCCATCGACGGCTCGTCCAGCAGCAGCAGCGTCGGATGGCACATCAGCGCGCGCGCCATCGCCAGCATCTGCTGCTCGCCGCCCGACAGCGTGCCGGCCAGCTGGCCCGAGCGCTCCTTGAGACGCGGAAAGGTGGCGTACCACTTGTCGATATCGGCGTCGATGCCGGCTTTGTCGTCGCGCGTGTAGGCGCCCATCAACAAATTCTCGTGGATGGTCATGCGCGTGAACACGCCGCGCCCTTCCGGGACCATGGC
This genomic stretch from Massilia sp. 9096 harbors:
- a CDS encoding ABC transporter ATP-binding protein — translated: MSEIVLEIAGLKVAYGGIKAVKGIDLEVRRGELVTLIGANGAGKTTTLKAITGTLPACKVEGTISYLGQALGSAKSFKLVQQKLAMVPEGRGVFTRMTIHENLLMGAYTRDDKAGIDADIDKWYATFPRLKERSGQLAGTLSGGEQQMLAMARALMCHPTLLLLDEPSMGLAPIMVEKIFEVIRDVSKQGITILLVEQNAKLALQAAHRAYVMESGAITISGPARDMLDDARVQAAYLGE